The following coding sequences lie in one Rhizobium rhododendri genomic window:
- the lexA gene encoding transcriptional repressor LexA, with protein sequence MLTRKQQELLLFIHERMKESGVPPSFDEMKDALDLASKSGIHRLITALEERGFIRRLPNRARAIEVIKLPEAYNPNAQPRRGFSPSVIEGSLGKTPAVAAAPTKPAVDDRSGSVSLPVMGRIAAGVPIAAIQNNTHDIMVPADMVGAGEHYALEVRGDSMIEAGIFDGDTVIIRNASTASPGDIIVALVDDEEATLKRFRRKGASIALEAANPAYETRIFGPDRVKIQGRLVGLIRRYH encoded by the coding sequence ATGTTGACGCGCAAGCAACAGGAACTGCTTCTCTTCATTCACGAACGAATGAAAGAGTCCGGCGTGCCGCCTTCTTTCGATGAAATGAAGGATGCGCTGGATCTGGCGTCGAAATCAGGCATCCATCGGCTGATCACGGCGCTGGAGGAACGCGGCTTCATTCGCCGCCTGCCGAACCGGGCGCGTGCCATCGAGGTCATCAAGCTTCCCGAGGCCTATAACCCGAATGCGCAGCCACGGCGCGGCTTTTCGCCGAGCGTCATCGAAGGCAGCCTTGGCAAGACGCCGGCTGTTGCCGCAGCGCCGACAAAGCCCGCAGTCGACGACCGCAGCGGCTCCGTCTCGCTGCCGGTCATGGGCCGAATCGCTGCCGGTGTTCCCATTGCCGCGATCCAGAACAACACCCACGACATCATGGTTCCAGCCGACATGGTCGGCGCCGGCGAGCATTACGCGCTCGAGGTGCGAGGCGATTCGATGATCGAGGCCGGCATCTTCGACGGCGATACGGTGATCATCCGAAATGCCAGTACGGCGAGCCCCGGCGACATCATCGTCGCCCTCGTCGATGACGAGGAGGCCACGCTCAAGCGCTTTCGCCGCAAAGGTGCCTCCATTGCACTCGAGGCAGCCAACCCGGCCTACGAGACCCGCATCTTCGGCCCGGACAGGGTGAAGATCCAGGGGCGGCTTGTCGGCCTCATCCGCCGGTATCACTGA
- a CDS encoding VOC family protein: MTAAYPIDHLVLPTCDIASARQRLSKVGFTVAADARHPFGTENACVFFADKTYLEPLGIASLSECEASALAGNVFVARDQAFRFRVGDDGFSSIAFATGNAESDQQRFLDSGVSGGKILEFERPLRMPDGSESIAGFRLAFAADLRAPDFFVFTCERINAMPTDRSALERHPNGVLGISRIVLSSASPEAFSGLISEVGNGAAIAPHSFGITASSANVEIDILSGEGMEAFYEVAPSGEDPGLRGRAIVFAVRDLSVTEAHLAGNGVTYTRKSNTILVKAAPGQGALFAFEETA, encoded by the coding sequence ATGACAGCAGCCTACCCGATCGACCATCTGGTCCTGCCGACCTGTGATATAGCCTCTGCGCGCCAGCGGCTGAGCAAGGTCGGCTTCACTGTCGCTGCCGATGCACGGCATCCCTTTGGTACTGAAAATGCTTGCGTTTTCTTTGCCGACAAGACCTATCTCGAGCCACTCGGCATTGCCAGTCTCTCGGAGTGCGAGGCGTCGGCGCTGGCCGGCAATGTCTTCGTCGCGCGCGACCAGGCTTTCCGGTTTCGCGTCGGCGACGATGGTTTTTCCTCCATTGCCTTCGCAACCGGCAATGCTGAAAGCGACCAGCAGCGCTTTCTCGACAGCGGGGTCTCGGGCGGCAAGATCCTCGAGTTCGAAAGGCCGTTGCGCATGCCGGACGGGTCCGAATCGATCGCCGGCTTTCGACTTGCCTTCGCTGCAGATTTGCGTGCCCCGGATTTCTTCGTTTTCACCTGCGAGCGCATCAATGCGATGCCGACGGATCGCAGCGCGCTGGAGAGGCATCCGAACGGCGTTCTCGGCATTTCGCGCATTGTACTGTCCTCCGCCAGTCCGGAGGCGTTTTCCGGGCTCATCAGCGAAGTTGGCAATGGTGCCGCAATCGCTCCGCATTCCTTTGGCATCACAGCATCGTCGGCCAATGTGGAAATCGACATCTTGAGCGGCGAGGGGATGGAGGCCTTCTATGAGGTGGCGCCATCCGGTGAAGATCCGGGCCTGCGGGGGCGGGCAATCGTCTTTGCCGTTCGCGATCTTTCCGTGACAGAAGCGCATTTGGCTGGTAACGGCGTGACCTACACACGCAAGAGCAACACTATTCTGGTGAAGGCCGCTCCCGGGCAGGGGGCATTGTTTGCCTTCGAGGAGACAGCATGA
- the kdsA gene encoding 3-deoxy-8-phosphooctulonate synthase has translation MSHSTNSDVVAGEGPGKVTFSNSKRLSLIAGPCQMESRDHAFTIAGKLKELCASLGIGLVYKSSFDKANRTSLSAQRGLGLEAALEIFADLKQEYGFPVLTDIHTEEQCALVAKTVDVLQIPAFLSRQTDLLVAAAKTGRIINVKKGQFLAPWDMKNVLAKLNDSGNPNILLCERGASFGYNTLVSDMRSLPIMAAMGAPVIFDATHSVQQPGGQGASSGGQREFVETLARAAVAVGVAGVFIETHEDPDHAPSDGPNMVHLKDMPQLLEKLLAFDAIAKA, from the coding sequence ATGAGCCATTCGACAAATTCGGACGTGGTCGCCGGCGAAGGCCCCGGCAAGGTCACTTTCTCCAACAGCAAGCGCCTCTCGCTGATTGCCGGTCCCTGCCAGATGGAGAGCCGCGACCATGCCTTCACGATAGCCGGCAAGCTCAAGGAACTCTGCGCCTCGCTCGGTATCGGGCTCGTCTACAAGTCGTCCTTCGACAAGGCCAACCGCACATCCCTGTCCGCCCAGCGCGGCCTTGGGCTGGAAGCGGCTCTGGAGATCTTCGCCGATCTGAAGCAGGAATACGGTTTCCCGGTGCTCACCGACATCCACACGGAAGAGCAGTGCGCGCTTGTCGCCAAGACCGTGGATGTCCTGCAGATCCCGGCTTTCCTGTCGCGCCAGACCGATCTTCTGGTCGCTGCCGCCAAGACCGGCCGCATCATCAACGTCAAGAAGGGTCAGTTCCTCGCCCCCTGGGACATGAAGAACGTGCTGGCCAAGCTTAACGACAGCGGAAACCCGAATATCCTGCTCTGCGAACGCGGAGCCTCCTTCGGCTACAATACGCTGGTCTCCGATATGCGCTCGCTGCCGATCATGGCGGCGATGGGCGCTCCGGTGATCTTCGATGCTACCCACTCCGTGCAGCAGCCCGGTGGCCAGGGCGCATCGTCAGGCGGCCAGCGCGAATTCGTGGAAACCCTTGCCCGCGCGGCCGTTGCCGTCGGCGTCGCCGGCGTCTTTATCGAAACCCACGAGGATCCCGACCATGCGCCGTCCGATGGCCCCAACATGGTGCATCTGAAAGACATGCCGCAGCTGCTCGAAAAGCTACTGGCATTCGACGCCATCGCCAAGGCCTAG
- the eno gene encoding phosphopyruvate hydratase: MTAITDIIAREILDSRGNPTVEVDVYLEDGSMGRAAVPSGASTGAHEAVELRDGGSRYHGKGVEKAVEAVDTEIFEAIGGLDAENQIQIDNLMIELDGTANKSRLGANAILGVSLAVAKAAAQSADLPLYRYVGGAYASLLPVPMMNIINGGAHADNPIDFQEFMILPVGAETFSDAVRMGSEVFHVLKKELSAQGHNTNVGDEGGFAPGLKSAPEALDFIMKSIEKAGYRPGEDIYLGLDCAATEFFKDGKYVLEGEGRTLEPGAMAEYLAELAAKYPILSIEDGMSEDDWEGWKTLTELAGKTTQLVGDDLFVTNSSRLRDGIKMGVANSILVKVNQIGTLTETLDAVETAHKAGYTAVMSHRSGETEDSTIADLAVATNCGQIKTGSLSRSDRLAKYNQLIRIEEMLGPQARYAGTSILRG; the protein is encoded by the coding sequence ATGACCGCAATCACCGACATTATCGCCCGCGAGATTCTCGACAGCCGCGGCAACCCGACTGTCGAAGTCGACGTATATCTGGAAGACGGCAGCATGGGTCGCGCCGCAGTCCCGTCGGGCGCCTCGACAGGTGCCCACGAGGCAGTCGAATTGCGCGATGGTGGCTCGCGTTACCACGGCAAGGGCGTCGAAAAGGCTGTAGAAGCCGTCGATACCGAGATTTTTGAGGCCATCGGCGGTCTCGATGCTGAAAACCAGATCCAGATCGACAACCTGATGATTGAGCTGGATGGCACGGCCAACAAGTCCCGCCTCGGCGCCAACGCCATCCTCGGTGTATCGCTCGCCGTCGCCAAGGCCGCTGCCCAGAGCGCCGACTTGCCGCTCTATCGCTACGTCGGCGGCGCTTATGCCAGCCTTCTGCCTGTGCCGATGATGAACATCATCAACGGCGGTGCCCACGCCGACAACCCGATCGACTTCCAGGAATTCATGATTCTCCCCGTCGGTGCAGAAACCTTCTCCGATGCCGTCCGCATGGGCTCCGAAGTTTTCCACGTGCTGAAGAAGGAGCTGTCGGCCCAGGGTCATAACACCAATGTCGGCGACGAAGGCGGTTTCGCACCGGGCCTGAAGAGCGCGCCGGAAGCCCTGGACTTCATCATGAAGTCGATCGAGAAGGCCGGCTATCGTCCCGGCGAAGACATCTACCTCGGCCTCGATTGCGCTGCGACCGAGTTCTTCAAGGACGGCAAGTACGTTCTCGAAGGCGAAGGCCGCACGCTGGAGCCGGGCGCCATGGCTGAATACCTTGCCGAACTCGCTGCCAAGTATCCGATCCTGTCGATCGAAGACGGCATGTCCGAAGACGATTGGGAAGGCTGGAAGACGCTGACCGAGCTTGCCGGCAAGACCACCCAGCTGGTTGGCGACGACCTTTTCGTCACCAACTCCTCGCGCCTTCGCGACGGCATCAAGATGGGCGTCGCCAACTCGATCCTCGTTAAGGTCAACCAGATCGGCACGCTGACCGAAACGCTCGACGCCGTCGAAACGGCCCACAAGGCCGGCTACACCGCCGTCATGTCGCACCGCTCCGGCGAAACCGAGGATTCGACGATTGCCGATCTCGCGGTCGCCACCAACTGCGGCCAGATCAAAACCGGCTCGCTGTCGCGCTCGGACCGTCTTGCCAAGTACAACCAGCTGATCCGCATCGAGGAAATGCTCGGTCCGCAGGCCCGCTACGCCGGCACGTCCATCCTGCGCGGCTGA
- a CDS encoding FtsB family cell division protein has product MWTKYHKKKRLGHLVLPAITVAFVSYFGYHCVHGDYGLRATEVFEQQRLARSKDLADLVAKRQHLEKEVALLSDGSLDKDMLDEKARYQLDYSKADEIVIFNK; this is encoded by the coding sequence ATGTGGACAAAATATCATAAGAAGAAGCGGCTCGGTCACCTGGTTCTTCCAGCCATCACCGTCGCCTTCGTATCCTATTTCGGCTACCACTGCGTCCATGGCGACTACGGCCTGCGGGCGACCGAAGTCTTCGAGCAGCAGCGACTGGCCCGCTCCAAGGATCTGGCCGATCTCGTTGCTAAGCGACAGCACCTTGAAAAGGAGGTTGCCCTGCTCAGCGACGGATCGCTCGACAAGGACATGCTTGATGAAAAGGCCCGTTACCAGCTCGATTATTCCAAGGCCGACGAAATCGTCATCTTCAACAAATAG
- the pdhA gene encoding pyruvate dehydrogenase (acetyl-transferring) E1 component subunit alpha, which translates to MAPKIASVSNRKTSKSARVETNGGPIADFDRDEELKAYREMLLIRRFEEKAGQLYGMGFIGGFCHLYIGQEAVVVGMQMAQKEGDQVITAYRDHGHMLACGMEARGVMAELTGRSSGYSHGKGGSMHMFSKEKHFYGGHGIVGAQVSLGTGLAFANKYRGNDSVSVAYFGDGAANQGQVYESFNMAALWKLPIVYIIENNHYAMGTSSARATAQSNYSLRGSGFGIPGMQVDGMDVRAVKAAADEALQHCRSGKGPIILEMLTYRYRGHSMSDPAKYRSKDEVQKMRSEHDPIEQVRLRLVGKGWASEDDLKAIDKDVRDIVADSADFAQSEPEPDASALYTDILL; encoded by the coding sequence ATGGCGCCGAAAATCGCGTCCGTTTCCAACCGGAAAACGTCCAAGTCAGCACGTGTTGAAACCAACGGCGGTCCTATCGCCGATTTCGATCGCGACGAAGAGCTGAAAGCCTACCGCGAAATGCTGCTCATCCGGCGTTTCGAGGAAAAGGCCGGACAGTTGTACGGCATGGGGTTCATCGGCGGATTCTGTCACCTCTACATCGGCCAGGAAGCTGTCGTCGTCGGCATGCAGATGGCCCAGAAGGAAGGCGATCAGGTCATCACGGCCTATCGCGACCACGGCCACATGCTCGCTTGCGGCATGGAAGCGCGTGGCGTCATGGCCGAACTGACTGGTCGCAGCAGCGGCTATTCGCACGGCAAGGGCGGCTCGATGCACATGTTCTCGAAAGAGAAGCATTTCTACGGCGGTCACGGTATCGTCGGCGCGCAGGTTTCGCTCGGCACCGGGCTCGCTTTCGCCAACAAATACCGTGGCAATGACAGCGTCTCTGTCGCCTATTTCGGTGACGGTGCTGCCAACCAGGGCCAGGTCTACGAGAGCTTCAATATGGCTGCTCTCTGGAAGCTGCCGATCGTCTATATCATCGAGAACAACCACTACGCCATGGGCACGTCCTCGGCCCGCGCGACGGCGCAGTCCAACTATTCGCTTCGCGGTTCGGGCTTCGGCATTCCCGGTATGCAGGTCGATGGCATGGATGTGCGCGCCGTCAAGGCGGCAGCCGACGAGGCGCTCCAGCATTGCCGGTCCGGCAAGGGCCCGATCATTCTCGAAATGCTGACCTACCGTTATCGCGGCCATTCGATGTCCGACCCGGCGAAGTATCGCTCCAAGGACGAAGTGCAGAAGATGCGCTCAGAACATGATCCGATCGAGCAGGTGCGCTTGCGCCTGGTCGGAAAGGGCTGGGCATCCGAAGACGATCTGAAAGCGATCGACAAGGATGTTCGCGATATCGTTGCTGACAGTGCCGATTTCGCCCAGTCCGAGCCGGAGCCGGATGCATCCGCGCTCTATACAGACATTCTGCTCTGA
- a CDS encoding pyruvate dehydrogenase complex E1 component subunit beta — protein MPIDILMPALSPTMEEGTLSKWLKKEGDKVTSGDVIAEIETDKATMEVEAVDEGTIGKLLVAEGTQGVKVNAKIAILLAEGESTDAMSAGSDTEEAAAPKADADTPAATSNDAGGKARQSADEPTARADSKVPAQPKAHIAADPDIPAGTEMVSTTVRDALRDAMAEEMRADDNVFVMGEEVAEYQGAYKVTQGLLQEFGARRVIDTPITEHGFAGIGVGAAMSGLKPIVEFMTFNFAMQAIDQIINSAAKTLYMSGGQMGAPIVFRGPNGAAARVGAQHSQDYSAWYSQIPGLKVVMPYTAADAKGLLKAAIRDPNPVVFLENEILYGQHFDVPKMDNFVLPIGKARIHRTGKDVTIVSFGIGMTYAVKAVAELEQLGIDVELIDLRTLRPMDLPTVIESVKKTGRLVTVEEGYPQNSVGTEIATRVMQQAFDYLDAPILTIAGKDVPMPYAANLEKLALPNVGEVVDAVKAVCYK, from the coding sequence ATGCCTATCGATATCCTGATGCCCGCCCTCTCTCCGACGATGGAAGAAGGCACACTGTCCAAATGGCTGAAGAAGGAAGGTGACAAGGTCACCTCCGGCGACGTCATTGCCGAAATTGAAACCGACAAGGCGACGATGGAAGTCGAAGCCGTCGACGAAGGCACGATCGGCAAGCTCCTGGTCGCCGAAGGCACCCAGGGCGTCAAGGTCAATGCCAAGATCGCGATCCTGCTGGCCGAAGGTGAAAGCACCGACGCCATGAGCGCCGGTTCGGACACCGAAGAGGCTGCGGCCCCCAAGGCCGATGCCGACACGCCGGCTGCGACCAGCAACGACGCCGGCGGCAAGGCCCGCCAATCGGCCGATGAGCCGACGGCCCGCGCCGACAGCAAGGTACCGGCCCAGCCAAAGGCTCATATCGCTGCCGATCCGGACATCCCGGCCGGCACCGAAATGGTCTCGACGACCGTACGCGACGCACTCCGCGACGCCATGGCCGAAGAAATGCGCGCTGACGATAACGTCTTTGTCATGGGCGAGGAAGTGGCCGAGTACCAGGGCGCGTACAAGGTGACGCAAGGGTTGCTGCAGGAATTCGGCGCCCGCCGCGTTATCGATACCCCGATCACCGAGCACGGCTTTGCCGGTATCGGCGTCGGTGCCGCCATGTCAGGTCTGAAGCCGATCGTCGAGTTCATGACGTTCAACTTCGCCATGCAGGCCATCGACCAGATCATCAACTCGGCTGCCAAGACGCTCTATATGTCCGGCGGCCAGATGGGTGCGCCGATCGTCTTCCGTGGCCCGAATGGTGCGGCTGCCCGCGTCGGTGCCCAGCATAGCCAGGACTACTCTGCCTGGTACAGCCAGATCCCGGGCCTCAAGGTTGTCATGCCGTACACGGCAGCCGACGCCAAGGGCCTTCTGAAGGCTGCAATCCGCGATCCTAACCCGGTGGTCTTCCTCGAGAATGAAATCCTCTACGGCCAGCATTTCGATGTGCCGAAGATGGACAACTTCGTGCTGCCGATCGGCAAGGCCCGTATCCACCGTACCGGCAAGGACGTGACGATCGTTTCGTTCGGCATCGGCATGACCTACGCGGTCAAGGCTGTCGCCGAACTCGAACAGCTCGGCATCGACGTCGAACTGATCGATCTGCGCACGCTGCGTCCGATGGATCTGCCGACCGTTATCGAATCGGTGAAGAAGACCGGTCGCCTCGTCACCGTCGAGGAAGGCTATCCGCAGAACTCGGTCGGTACCGAAATCGCCACCCGCGTCATGCAGCAGGCTTTCGACTACCTCGATGCGCCGATCCTGACGATCGCCGGCAAGGACGTTCCGATGCCCTACGCCGCCAATCTCGAAAAGCTGGCCCTTCCGAACGTCGGCGAAGTCGTCGATGCGGTGAAAGCCGTCTGCTACAAATAA